One window from the genome of Chloroflexota bacterium encodes:
- the scpB gene encoding SMC-Scp complex subunit ScpB produces MTLTNEHVPATEDSARSLPARIESLLFVADRPTPTDVIAQILETSVEAVEEALQTLDRQLATRGIRLQRKGSLVQLVSMPEAAPYIQRFLGLELSGKLTQPALETLAIIAYRQPITRAALEAIRGVNCDGVLRTLVSRGLVEEVGRLEQAGRPILYGTTFEFLQYFGLKSLEDLPPLDLPEGNSNHRPGTDTPPEPH; encoded by the coding sequence ATGACACTGACAAACGAACACGTGCCTGCAACAGAAGATTCTGCCCGCAGTCTGCCCGCGCGGATTGAAAGCCTCTTGTTCGTGGCCGACCGTCCGACGCCAACCGATGTCATCGCCCAAATCCTGGAGACCAGCGTGGAGGCAGTGGAAGAAGCACTGCAAACACTTGACCGGCAACTGGCCACCCGAGGCATTCGCCTCCAGCGCAAGGGTAGCCTGGTGCAACTGGTCAGCATGCCCGAAGCCGCCCCCTATATCCAGCGATTCTTGGGACTGGAACTGAGTGGGAAACTGACGCAGCCTGCGCTGGAGACGCTGGCCATCATCGCCTATCGGCAGCCGATAACGCGCGCGGCCCTGGAAGCCATCCGAGGCGTCAATTGCGACGGAGTCCTGCGAACCCTGGTCTCCAGGGGGTTGGTGGAAGAAGTCGGCCGATTGGAGCAAGCGGGCAGGCCGATTCTATACGGGACAACCTTTGAGTTTCTCCAGTACTTTGGCTTGAAGTCCCTGGAGGACCTCCCGCCGCTAGACCTGCCCGAGGGGAACTCCAACCACAGACCGGGCACGGACACGCCGCCGGAGCCCCACTGA
- a CDS encoding rRNA pseudouridine synthase, translating to MKEERLQKILARAGYGSRRSCEELITAGRVRVDGSVAVLGQKADPDRQVITVDGERVKMPETLVYLALNKPRGFLSDTEDARGRKTVLDLVPHQGHLFAIGRLDLTSEGLVLLTNDGDLANRLLHPRYGHEREYRVRVAGRPSEEVLRAWSRGILLDGVKTRPAQVSILRAEGGDTWLRVVMQEGKKRQIRRIAATLGHPVRALVRVRIGPVHLGRLAPGEWRALTPKEVAALREAVRSDKRVKEGDEASAGPRRKRGGGERSA from the coding sequence ATGAAAGAGGAGCGCCTCCAAAAGATACTGGCGCGGGCTGGGTACGGCTCTCGCCGAAGTTGTGAAGAACTGATTACCGCGGGTCGGGTTCGTGTGGACGGGAGCGTGGCTGTCCTCGGGCAGAAAGCGGACCCGGACCGGCAGGTGATCACCGTGGACGGCGAGCGCGTGAAGATGCCCGAGACGCTGGTCTATCTGGCGCTGAACAAGCCGCGAGGCTTTCTGTCGGACACGGAGGACGCGCGCGGCCGCAAGACGGTGCTAGACCTGGTGCCACATCAGGGGCATCTTTTCGCCATTGGCAGGCTGGATCTCACCAGCGAGGGCTTGGTGCTTCTGACCAACGACGGGGACTTGGCCAATCGCCTGTTGCACCCTCGCTATGGGCACGAGCGCGAGTATCGGGTGCGGGTGGCAGGCCGTCCGTCGGAGGAAGTCCTCAGGGCGTGGTCGCGAGGCATCCTGCTAGATGGCGTGAAGACGCGACCGGCGCAGGTTAGCATCCTGCGGGCCGAGGGCGGCGACACATGGCTCCGGGTCGTCATGCAGGAAGGCAAGAAGCGGCAGATACGGCGCATCGCGGCGACGCTGGGGCATCCGGTACGGGCGCTGGTGCGGGTGCGCATCGGGCCGGTGCACTTGGGCAGACTTGCGCCGGGGGAATGGCGGGCGCTGACGCCCAAGGAAGTCGCAGCCCTGCGAGAGGCAGTCCGCTCGGACAAGCGAGTCAAGGAAGGCGACGAGGCTTCTGCCGGTCCAAGACGCAAGCGGGGCGGCGGGGAGCGTAGCGCCTGA
- the amaP gene encoding alkaline shock response membrane anchor protein AmaP, translating into MNIFNRVVVVLLLIAIILISAAVVVLPKQALTVAGEFVLALETYVSSFQGWLLMTIALLGVAALCVVLLWLELRRPAPKHVRVEKISGGEARIAVESVAQRLQYNLDQLPQIVSVKPHVSARGKRVDVTLDIETTQDVNIPAKTEEMSQITRSVIEEQMGLTLGKMIVSVRHMSVPPLDKRQPAPVAPTPKAAPAEPQAAPQEAPPPAPEPPQT; encoded by the coding sequence ATGAATATCTTCAACCGCGTGGTCGTCGTGTTGCTGCTGATCGCGATCATCCTCATCAGCGCCGCCGTGGTCGTGCTGCCCAAGCAGGCGCTTACCGTCGCCGGGGAGTTCGTGTTGGCACTGGAGACCTATGTCTCCAGTTTCCAGGGCTGGCTCCTCATGACCATCGCGCTCTTGGGCGTTGCGGCCCTGTGCGTCGTCCTGCTGTGGCTAGAACTGCGACGCCCTGCCCCCAAGCATGTCCGCGTGGAGAAGATCAGCGGCGGCGAAGCGCGCATTGCCGTGGAATCCGTCGCCCAGCGCCTCCAGTACAACCTGGACCAACTGCCCCAGATTGTCTCGGTGAAACCGCACGTATCCGCAAGGGGCAAGCGGGTGGACGTTACGCTGGACATTGAGACTACGCAGGACGTCAACATCCCCGCCAAGACCGAGGAGATGAGCCAGATCACCCGCTCGGTCATTGAGGAGCAGATGGGCCTGACACTGGGCAAGATGATTGTCTCGGTGCGCCACATGTCCGTGCCGCCCCTGGACAAGCGACAGCCCGCGCCGGTCGCGCCCACACCCAAGGCAGCACCCGCCGAGCCGCAGGCAGCACCGCAAGAGGCTCCCCCGCCAGCACCAGAGCCTCCGCAAACCTAG
- a CDS encoding DHH family phosphoesterase: MRGRTPNREAIRYITVRRRVERLLSLLRGHSDVVILTHNDPDPDSIASAWGLAWLLESTLQCQATILYGGMIGRAENRAMVELLRIPLKRATDADLDVEKPALLVDTQPGTGNNILPASLAPLAVIDHHPLSAGTVAVPFRDVQTRFGATTTIVTRYLWAMSVEPHPPLATAMFYGIKTDTLGLSREASRADALAYLYLHERADLQTLGAIERAQLSRDYFAIMGRALRRARLYGNVVVTTLDTIGHPDMAAEVADLLARLQGAVWVLSIAVFGDEVVLSLRTTSPDLNAGEVIQQLVAGSGSAGGHGLAAGGRIRFSGSPVSAQNRLAKRFAEIMGFSPSDGRPLI; this comes from the coding sequence ATGCGAGGGCGAACCCCCAACCGAGAGGCCATACGCTACATCACCGTTCGCCGCCGCGTGGAGCGCCTCTTGAGCCTCCTCCGCGGCCACAGCGACGTGGTGATCCTGACCCACAACGACCCAGACCCTGACAGCATCGCGTCGGCCTGGGGACTCGCATGGCTGTTGGAGTCCACCCTCCAATGTCAGGCCACCATTCTGTATGGCGGGATGATCGGCAGAGCCGAAAACCGCGCCATGGTGGAACTCCTCCGCATCCCGCTCAAACGCGCCACCGACGCCGATCTAGACGTGGAAAAACCCGCCCTTCTCGTGGACACACAGCCGGGAACCGGCAACAATATCCTACCGGCATCCCTTGCTCCCCTAGCCGTCATTGATCACCACCCCCTTTCCGCTGGTACTGTCGCCGTCCCGTTTCGCGACGTCCAAACGCGTTTCGGCGCGACGACAACGATCGTTACGCGATACCTGTGGGCAATGTCCGTGGAGCCGCATCCTCCCCTGGCCACCGCCATGTTCTATGGCATCAAAACCGACACCCTGGGGTTGAGCCGAGAGGCCAGCCGCGCCGACGCGCTGGCGTACCTGTACCTCCACGAACGCGCCGACTTGCAGACCCTCGGAGCCATAGAGCGCGCCCAGTTGTCCCGCGACTACTTCGCCATCATGGGGCGCGCCTTGCGCCGAGCGCGGCTCTACGGGAACGTCGTCGTTACCACTTTGGACACTATCGGTCATCCGGACATGGCGGCCGAAGTGGCAGACCTTCTGGCGCGTTTGCAGGGAGCCGTGTGGGTGCTCAGCATCGCGGTCTTCGGAGATGAGGTCGTGCTCTCCCTACGGACCACCAGTCCGGACCTAAACGCCGGAGAGGTTATCCAGCAACTGGTCGCCGGAAGCGGAAGTGCAGGAGGCCATGGCTTGGCCGCAGGCGGGCGCATCCGATTCAGCGGAAGCCCTGTCTCTGCCCAGAATCGCCTGGCGAAGCGATTCGCCGAGATCATGGGCTTTTCCCCATCGGACGGAAGGCCGCTCATCTGA